A genomic window from Enoplosus armatus isolate fEnoArm2 chromosome 18, fEnoArm2.hap1, whole genome shotgun sequence includes:
- the m17 gene encoding IL-6 subfamily cytokine M17, translated as MNGHVKSMHFQQFMESATTLLSLLLVMAVDSTRTVAASRHQQCGNSLQQTLKLTRLIQKESVDLIKTYKASQGEMSELFCKVSINDVPDPNISGLEPSERIASIYTHLQAFFPHFKRVYEQQTDLQAPTSPLLTELNVVSARSRNLAALVNSFYQRLFPNLPVPEPAGGATTLPPSQNVFQQKVYGCVVLKTYKEFLSNVSRELRCLKNKVCRRTQINALFF; from the exons ATGAATGGTCATGTAAAGAGTATGCATTTTCAACAGTTCATGGAATCAGCAACAA CATTACTCTCTCTCCTGCTGGTTATGGCTGTTGATTCAACAAGAACTGTGGCAGCAAGCAGACACCAGCAGTGTGGGAATTCACTGCAACAAACTCTGAAGCTCACCAGACTCATACAGAAGGAATCTGTCGACCTAATCAAGACATAT AAAGCCTCTCAAGGAGAAATGTCAGAGCTCTTCTGCAAGGTGTCAATCAACGACGTCCCTGACCCCAACATCTCCGGCCTGGAGCCCTCAGAGAGGATAGCGAGCATCTACACACACCTCCAAGCCTTCTTCCCACATTTCAAACGGGTCTatgagcagcagacagacttACAGGCACCCACGAGCCCACTGCTGACCGAGCTAAACGTCGTCAGTGCTCGCAGCAGGAACCTGGCTGCTCTCGTAAACAGCTTTTATCAGAGGCTCTTCCCGAACCTCCCCGTGCCAGAGCCAGCAGGGGGGGCGACAACACTACCTCCATCCCAGAACGTCTTTCAGCAGAAGGTCTACGGCTGTGTGGTCCTGAAGACCTACAAGGAGTTCCTGTCAAATGTTTCCCGAGAACTGAGGTGtctaaaaaacaaagtgtgcaGAAGGACACAAATAAACGCACTCTTCTTCTGA
- the tescb gene encoding tescalcin b, with product MGALQSSPGPPEYVDLAEKTGFSFEQIGVLHKRFKQLSHNEETLQRDHFNQIPDLACNPIRSQIIEAFFDRRNFRQNGEGTVEEIGFEQFLVVMSHFRPPSLHITQDQRENIRREKLRFLFNMHDTDNDGTITLQEYRHVVDELLSLSETLEKNTAKSIADAAMLEVAGISMGHMEPDEFYEGITFEHFLKLLNGFEIESRMNIRFLNMDTTTFCK from the exons ATGGGTGCACTACAGTCCTCACCTGGTCCACCAGAATACGTTGACCTGGCGGAAAAGACGGGAT tttcattcgAACAGATTGGAGTCCTACATAAGAGATTCAAGCAGCTGAGCCACAATGAAGAGACTCTGCA GAGAGATCACTTCAACCAAATCCCAGATCTAGCATGCAATCCCATCCGTTCGCAGATCATAGAGGCCTTCTTTGACAGAAG AAACTTCCGGCAGAACGGTGAGGGTACAGTTGAGGAGATTGGCTTCGAGCAGTTCCTGGTGGTCATGTCCCATTTCAGGCCCCCGTCACTGCACATAACACAGGACCAGCGCGAGAACATCAGGAGGGAGAAACTGAGAT ttttATTCAACATGCATGACACAGACAACGATGGGACAATAACCCTGCAGGAATACAGACAT GTGGTGGATGAGCTCTTATCTCTCAGTGAAACACTAGAGAAGAACACAGCCAAAAGCATTGCTgatgcagccatgttggaagtGGCTGGTATTTCAATGGGTCACATG GAACCTGATGAATTCTACGAGGGAATCACATTTGAGCATTTCCTCAAG TTGCTGAATGGCTTTGAAATTGAATCAAGAATGAACATTCGCTTTTTGAATATGGACACGACAACCTTTTGCAAGTGA